TGGCGCAGGGTCTGTTCTGGGCCGGCATCGCCGCGACCTTGCTGATGGGATTGGGCACCGCGATCACGGTTGCGGCCATCGCGGTCGTCGCCGTCTCCGCCAAGGGCATCGCCGCCCGTCTCAGCGCAGGACGCGATGGCGGCGGTGCGCTGTTCATGCGCGGCATCGAATTCGGCGCCGCCGGCCTCGTGCTGCTGTTCGGCGTCGGCCTGTTGTTCGGCTATATCGCCGCCGAACGGACGACGTGTTTTTAGGTGGGATGCATCTGCGATCCGTGGCGTTGGTCGGGTTTGACGGTCGCGCACCTTGCTCTGTCATTGCGAGCGTAGCGAAGCAATCCAGAATCGCTCCGCAGAAACAGTCTGGATTGCTTCGTCGCGAGAGCTCCTCGCAATGACGGGCTGGAACCAGTTGCGGCCGCTATGCGAACTCCCTCGGGTCAGCTAATCAGTCCGTCATACCAACAAGAGCCGTCGGGAGGCCCGATGTCGCGCGAAAACTTCTGGTTCTTTCACCCGTTCCGGGTGCGCTATTCCGAGATCGACGGCCAGGGTGTCGTCTTCAACGCGCACTACCTGACCTATTTCGACACCACCATTACCGAGTATTTCCGCGCGTTGGGCTTTGACCAATATGCCGACGCGCAGGCGAGCGGCATCGATTTTCACGTCGTCAAGTCGCTGATAGAATACAAGGCGCCTGTCAGATTCGACTGGGAGCTCGACGTCGGCGCGCGCGTGGCGCGGATCGGCAATTCGAGCCTCACCTTCGAGCTCGCCATCTTCCTGAAAGGCGGCGCGGACGCGCTAGTGACCGGCGAGGTCGTCTGGGTCTACACCAACCAGGAGACCCA
This genomic stretch from Bradyrhizobium sp. CCGB12 harbors:
- a CDS encoding thioesterase family protein produces the protein MSRENFWFFHPFRVRYSEIDGQGVVFNAHYLTYFDTTITEYFRALGFDQYADAQASGIDFHVVKSLIEYKAPVRFDWELDVGARVARIGNSSLTFELAIFLKGGADALVTGEVVWVYTNQETHRPATIPGSMRALIATRERHLSA